A stretch of Corynebacterium timonense DNA encodes these proteins:
- the pyrE gene encoding orotate phosphoribosyltransferase, whose amino-acid sequence MGTVNEANAGAGASRDELAELVKELAVVHGRVTLSSGKEADYYVDLRRATLHHRASRLIGELLRELTADLDFDAVGGLTLGADPVATAVMHAQGRPIDAFVVRKEAKKHGMQRRIEGPSIAGRRVLVVEDTTTTGNSPLTAVEACRAEGAEVVAVATVVDRSTGAQKVIEEEGLEYRYLLGLGDLGLR is encoded by the coding sequence ATGGGTACTGTGAATGAGGCCAATGCCGGCGCTGGGGCCAGCAGGGATGAACTGGCGGAGCTTGTCAAGGAGCTCGCCGTGGTGCATGGTCGGGTGACGCTGTCCTCCGGCAAGGAGGCGGACTACTACGTGGATCTGCGCCGCGCCACGCTGCACCACCGGGCGTCGCGCCTGATCGGTGAGCTGCTGCGCGAGCTCACGGCCGACCTCGACTTCGACGCCGTGGGTGGCCTCACGCTGGGCGCGGACCCGGTGGCCACGGCGGTGATGCACGCGCAGGGGCGCCCCATCGACGCGTTCGTGGTGCGCAAGGAGGCCAAGAAGCACGGGATGCAGCGCCGCATCGAGGGCCCGAGCATCGCCGGCCGGCGCGTGTTGGTGGTGGAGGACACCACGACCACCGGAAACTCGCCGCTGACCGCCGTCGAGGCGTGCCGCGCGGAGGGCGCGGAGGTCGTGGCGGTCGCCACCGTCGTCGACCGCTCCACCGGGGCGCAGAAGGTCATCGAAGAGGAGGGGCTTGAGTACCGCTACCTGCTTGGCCTCGGCGACCTTGGGCTGCGGTAG
- a CDS encoding DUF4265 domain-containing protein — translation MQPTTTIITRVAVPGVENEQLAAHQLGENKFVVASVPFVDTTLALGDIVECVMVGGRFHVDRVVVRGGASTVRILPNEEHPQDIAETLLAFGCRVELGPAGMLAASIGADCPREGITEWLDGLADEGVIDLAPGYTA, via the coding sequence ATGCAGCCAACGACGACGATTATCACCCGCGTGGCCGTGCCTGGCGTCGAGAACGAGCAGCTCGCGGCGCATCAGCTGGGTGAGAACAAGTTTGTGGTGGCCAGCGTGCCGTTCGTGGACACGACGCTCGCGCTGGGGGACATCGTGGAGTGCGTCATGGTGGGTGGCCGCTTCCACGTCGACCGCGTGGTCGTGCGCGGCGGGGCGTCGACGGTGCGCATCCTGCCGAACGAGGAGCACCCGCAGGACATCGCGGAGACGCTGCTTGCCTTCGGCTGCCGGGTCGAGCTTGGCCCGGCCGGGATGCTCGCGGCGAGCATCGGCGCCGACTGTCCGCGCGAGGGGATCACCGAGTGGCTCGACGGCCTGGCGGACGAGGGCGTCATCGATCTCGCTCCCGGATACACGGCGTAG
- a CDS encoding carbon-nitrogen hydrolase family protein, with translation MKIALLQLTSTGDKSENLALVEPKIRQAAGQGASLVVLPEATMQAFDNGRLDTQAEELDGDFATALRELAAELGVTIVVGMFRPADTHKERNRVYNTALITGNGMHRGYDKIHTFDAFDYRESDTVKPGEALVTFEHEGAVVGVATCYDIRFPEQFKELARRGADIVVVPTSWADGEGKRHQWRTLTVARALDAGVFIAAACQARPGGEAKAGQASGPTGIGHSVVVSPTGERLAESGYGEDLLVVDIDPADAARARRALPLL, from the coding sequence ATGAAGATCGCGTTGTTGCAGTTGACAAGCACAGGTGATAAGTCGGAGAACCTCGCGCTGGTAGAGCCGAAGATCCGCCAGGCGGCGGGGCAGGGGGCGAGCCTCGTCGTGCTGCCGGAGGCGACCATGCAGGCCTTCGATAACGGCAGGTTAGACACCCAGGCGGAGGAGCTCGACGGGGACTTCGCCACGGCGCTGCGGGAGCTCGCGGCCGAGCTCGGCGTCACCATCGTCGTCGGGATGTTCCGCCCCGCCGACACCCATAAGGAGCGCAACCGCGTGTACAACACCGCCCTGATCACCGGAAACGGGATGCACAGGGGCTACGACAAGATCCACACCTTCGACGCCTTTGACTACCGCGAGTCCGACACCGTCAAGCCGGGCGAGGCGCTGGTCACGTTCGAGCACGAGGGCGCTGTCGTGGGCGTGGCCACCTGCTACGACATCCGCTTCCCGGAGCAGTTCAAGGAGCTCGCGCGCCGCGGCGCCGACATCGTGGTCGTGCCCACGAGCTGGGCCGATGGCGAGGGCAAGCGGCACCAATGGCGCACGCTGACCGTCGCGCGGGCCCTCGACGCCGGCGTGTTCATCGCGGCCGCCTGCCAGGCCCGGCCCGGCGGGGAGGCCAAGGCGGGGCAGGCGAGCGGGCCGACCGGCATCGGGCACTCGGTCGTGGTGTCGCCGACCGGCGAGCGCCTCGCGGAGTCCGGCTACGGCGAGGACCTGCTCGTCGTGGACATCGACCCGGCGGACGCGGCACGGGCGCGCCGCGCGCTGCCCCTGCTTTAA
- a CDS encoding glycoside hydrolase family 76 protein, whose translation MPETWAHRADLAESAIQDRHATRLWGLPRTNLAAVAWPPGWRETTFLHWHFWWQAHYIDCLIDAAERRSTKRRRKRIHHTLRGVVLRSNGRPTSNRYYDDKAWLALAWNRALGLEGFQRTKRLTALEFDILAGIDPTTGVLPWRSNETFYNVPSNGPAAILFARTGRLDKAREVTDWIFDNLMADNGLVQDGLRMRMNGPEVVDKIYTYNQGTVLGASLEIALALRHDVGLADDEPIDSFDHSERADASVFYITHIRALVRAIARHMATPRGVITRPEHETRDGDGGLFHGILARYLADVALRMPEDSPESVATKKLAARLVMASAESLWEHRLEVDGLPVFPSDWTEDARLPHNYGLGPSSISEAVGLVRIDERDLSVQLSGWMLLEAAARVAAAT comes from the coding sequence GTGCCGGAAACCTGGGCGCACCGCGCTGACCTGGCGGAATCCGCCATCCAGGACCGTCACGCAACCCGCCTGTGGGGGCTGCCTCGGACGAACCTCGCCGCGGTGGCGTGGCCGCCGGGCTGGCGCGAAACCACGTTCTTGCACTGGCATTTCTGGTGGCAGGCGCACTACATCGACTGCCTGATCGACGCCGCCGAGCGCCGCTCCACCAAGCGGCGGCGCAAGCGCATCCACCACACTTTGCGCGGCGTGGTCCTCCGCAGCAACGGGCGGCCCACGTCGAACCGTTACTACGACGACAAGGCGTGGCTGGCGCTGGCCTGGAACCGCGCGCTCGGCCTGGAGGGCTTCCAGCGGACGAAGCGGCTGACGGCGCTGGAGTTCGACATCCTCGCCGGCATCGACCCGACGACGGGGGTGCTGCCGTGGCGGAGCAACGAGACCTTCTATAACGTGCCCTCGAACGGGCCCGCCGCCATCTTGTTCGCCCGCACCGGCCGGCTGGACAAGGCGCGCGAGGTGACGGACTGGATCTTCGACAACCTGATGGCCGACAACGGCCTGGTCCAGGACGGCCTCCGCATGCGTATGAACGGCCCGGAGGTGGTGGACAAGATCTACACCTACAACCAGGGCACGGTGCTCGGCGCGAGTCTGGAGATCGCGCTGGCGCTGCGTCACGACGTCGGGCTGGCCGACGACGAGCCGATCGACTCCTTCGACCACTCCGAGCGCGCGGACGCCTCGGTGTTTTACATCACCCACATCCGCGCGCTGGTGAGGGCGATCGCCCGGCACATGGCCACCCCGCGCGGGGTGATCACGCGCCCGGAACACGAGACGCGCGACGGCGACGGCGGGCTGTTCCACGGCATCCTGGCGCGCTACCTCGCGGACGTGGCCCTGCGGATGCCGGAGGACAGCCCGGAGAGCGTGGCCACGAAGAAGCTCGCGGCGCGGCTGGTGATGGCCTCGGCGGAGTCGCTGTGGGAGCACCGCCTCGAGGTGGACGGCCTGCCTGTGTTCCCTTCGGACTGGACGGAGGATGCGCGGTTGCCGCACAACTACGGTTTGGGTCCGTCGTCGATTAGCGAGGCCGTGGGCCTCGTCCGCATCGACGAGCGCGACTTGTCCGTGCAGCTGTCCGGCTGGATGCTGCTGGAGGCGGCGGCGCGGGTGGCGGCTGCGACGTAG
- a CDS encoding sulfurtransferase, with translation MSVFVPAEQLRERIHTGKNQTIIAALWEPEEGKAWSKFQSEHIPTAKFCDPSAVLSGLPGRRVGRNPLPHLDVVVKAVRSWGVDKSRPTFIYDTGSGLFAARAWWLLRWLGIDDVFIVDGGFRAWDAAGLETIAGPGNLSVAAHVEPSPGALPVATLEDVKEFTGLLIDARGARRYSGRREIFDLKAGHIPGALNLPATDLFSAETGEVVSAAEIRERAATVGLTVDSDPAGAIAYSGSGNHSALLLAALAHAGLPVVTHFVGGWSQWAGDAANPVATDL, from the coding sequence ATGAGCGTATTTGTCCCGGCAGAGCAGCTGCGCGAGCGAATCCACACCGGCAAAAATCAGACGATCATTGCGGCCCTGTGGGAGCCCGAGGAGGGCAAGGCGTGGTCGAAGTTCCAGTCCGAGCACATTCCCACCGCGAAGTTTTGTGACCCGTCGGCGGTGCTGTCGGGCCTGCCGGGGCGCCGCGTCGGGCGTAACCCGTTGCCTCACCTGGACGTGGTGGTGAAGGCGGTGCGGAGCTGGGGCGTCGATAAGAGCCGCCCCACCTTTATTTATGACACGGGTTCGGGCCTGTTCGCGGCGCGCGCGTGGTGGCTTCTGCGGTGGCTCGGCATCGACGACGTCTTCATCGTCGATGGCGGCTTCCGCGCGTGGGACGCGGCGGGCCTGGAGACGATCGCGGGGCCGGGCAACCTATCCGTCGCGGCGCACGTCGAGCCCAGCCCGGGGGCCCTCCCGGTGGCCACGCTCGAGGATGTCAAGGAGTTCACAGGCTTGCTTATCGACGCCCGCGGGGCGCGCCGCTACAGCGGTCGGCGCGAAATCTTCGACCTGAAGGCGGGGCACATCCCGGGCGCGCTCAACCTGCCCGCCACCGACCTGTTTTCCGCAGAAACCGGTGAGGTCGTCTCCGCGGCCGAGATCCGCGAGCGCGCCGCCACGGTCGGTCTGACCGTGGATTCCGACCCGGCCGGTGCCATCGCGTACTCCGGTTCGGGCAACCACTCGGCGCTGCTGTTGGCGGCGCTGGCGCACGCCGGATTGCCAGTAGTCACGCATTTCGTCGGTGGCTGGTCCCAGTGGGCGGGCGATGCGGCCAACCCGGTGGCTACAGACCTGTGA
- a CDS encoding TrmH family RNA methyltransferase: protein MSTATCLASATLGCGSGAKGPTEWAEGRHGVGPWEGPWPEDPRYDPELLERGDRRNVVDAYRYWSLEAINADLDAKRHPFHVAIENFENDMNIGTVVRTANAFLARAVHIVGRRRWNRRGAMVTDRYQHIHHHDTVGDLMRWAKEEGLAVVGIDNTPGAVPLETAVLPERCVLVFGQEGPGITGETRSAAAMTCSIAQFGSTRSINAGVAAGIAMHAWVRQHADLKQSW from the coding sequence TTGAGTACCGCTACCTGCTTGGCCTCGGCGACCTTGGGCTGCGGTAGCGGCGCGAAGGGGCCCACCGAGTGGGCCGAGGGGCGCCACGGCGTCGGGCCGTGGGAGGGGCCGTGGCCGGAGGACCCGCGCTACGACCCGGAGCTGTTGGAGCGAGGGGACCGGCGCAACGTCGTCGACGCGTACCGCTACTGGTCGCTCGAGGCGATTAACGCCGACCTGGATGCGAAGCGCCACCCCTTCCACGTGGCCATCGAGAACTTCGAAAACGACATGAACATCGGCACCGTGGTGCGCACCGCCAATGCCTTCCTGGCGCGAGCGGTGCACATCGTGGGACGGCGCCGCTGGAACCGGCGCGGGGCGATGGTGACGGACCGCTACCAGCACATCCACCACCACGACACGGTGGGGGACCTGATGCGCTGGGCCAAGGAGGAGGGCCTGGCCGTGGTGGGCATCGACAACACCCCAGGAGCGGTGCCGCTGGAAACGGCGGTGCTGCCGGAGCGCTGCGTCCTCGTCTTCGGCCAGGAGGGGCCGGGCATCACAGGCGAGACGCGGTCGGCAGCGGCGATGACCTGCTCGATCGCGCAGTTCGGGTCGACGCGCTCGATCAACGCGGGCGTGGCGGCGGGCATCGCCATGCACGCGTGGGTGCGACAACACGCGGACCTGAAACAATCCTGGTAG
- the clpB gene encoding ATP-dependent chaperone ClpB, whose amino-acid sequence MASFNPTTKTQEALQQALQRASAAGNPDIRPAHLLEAILQQEEGIAAPVLRATGVDPSTVAREAGQIVDGLPSAEGQNMANPNFNRDALNALNAAQELAGELGDEYVSTEVLLAGIARGGDEAAELLKKRGATYDVLKGAFPSVRGNKKVTSQDPEGQFQALEKYSTDLTARAREGKIDPVIGRDSEIRRVVQVLSRRTKNNPVLIGEPGVGKTAIVEGLARRIVAGDVPESLKGKTLIALDLGSMVAGAKFRGEFEERLKAVLDEIKSSEGEIITFIDELHTIVGAGASGEGAMDAGNMIKPMLARGELRLVGATTLDEYRQYIEKDAALERRFQQVYVGEPTVEDTIGILRGLKERYEVHHGVRIQDSALVSAAELSNRYITNRFLPDKAIDLVDEAGSRLRMEIDSSPQEIDELERVVRRLEIEEIALQKEPDAAAKERLGALRQELADQRERLGEMKARWANEKAEIDKVQNAKEELERLRNESEIAEREGDYAKVSELRYGRIPELEQQVAEAEAEESPRTMLTEEVTPDVIAEVVSSWTGIPAGKMMEGETEKLLTMESVLGERVVGQTEAVTAVSDAVRRSRAGVSDPNRPIGSFLFLGPTGVGKTELAKALSEFLFDDEAAMVRIDMSEYGEKHSVARLVGAPPGYVGYDAGGQLTEAVRRRPYSLVLFDEVEKAHQDVFDVLLQVLDEGRLTDGQGRTVDFRNTVVILTSNLGAGGTREQIMGAVKAHFKPEFINRLDDVVVFEPLSNEQLVGIVDIQLAGLAERLAGRRLTLHVSDAAKSWLAERGYDPAYGARPLRRLIQQAIGDRLAKELLAGYVRDGDTVNVDVADGGDALTVDAA is encoded by the coding sequence ATGGCATCTTTCAACCCCACAACGAAGACGCAGGAGGCGTTGCAGCAGGCGCTGCAGCGTGCTTCGGCGGCGGGTAACCCGGATATTCGTCCGGCCCACCTGCTTGAGGCGATTCTGCAGCAGGAGGAGGGCATTGCGGCCCCGGTGCTGCGGGCGACGGGCGTGGACCCGTCGACGGTGGCGCGCGAGGCGGGCCAGATCGTCGATGGTCTCCCGAGCGCCGAGGGCCAGAACATGGCCAACCCGAACTTCAACCGCGATGCTCTCAACGCGTTGAACGCGGCGCAGGAACTTGCGGGCGAGCTTGGCGACGAATACGTGTCCACCGAGGTCCTCCTCGCCGGCATTGCGCGCGGCGGGGACGAGGCCGCAGAGCTGCTGAAAAAGCGCGGCGCCACCTACGACGTGCTCAAGGGGGCGTTCCCCTCAGTGCGTGGCAACAAGAAGGTCACCTCGCAGGACCCGGAGGGGCAGTTCCAGGCGCTGGAGAAGTACTCGACGGATCTGACGGCGCGGGCCCGGGAGGGCAAGATTGACCCGGTGATTGGCCGCGATTCGGAGATCCGCCGCGTGGTCCAGGTGCTCAGCCGCAGGACGAAGAATAACCCTGTCCTGATTGGTGAGCCGGGCGTCGGCAAGACTGCGATCGTCGAGGGCCTGGCGCGCCGTATCGTGGCCGGGGACGTGCCCGAGTCGCTGAAGGGCAAGACCCTGATTGCTCTGGATCTGGGCTCGATGGTGGCGGGCGCGAAGTTCCGCGGCGAGTTCGAAGAGCGGCTCAAGGCGGTGCTGGATGAGATTAAGTCCTCGGAGGGTGAGATCATCACCTTCATCGACGAGCTGCACACGATCGTCGGCGCGGGCGCGTCCGGCGAGGGCGCGATGGACGCCGGCAACATGATCAAGCCGATGTTGGCGCGCGGCGAGCTGCGCCTGGTCGGGGCGACGACGCTGGACGAGTACCGCCAGTACATCGAGAAGGATGCCGCGCTGGAGCGCCGCTTCCAGCAGGTGTACGTGGGCGAGCCGACGGTGGAGGACACCATCGGTATCCTGCGCGGGCTGAAGGAGCGCTACGAGGTGCACCACGGCGTGCGCATCCAGGACTCGGCGCTGGTGTCGGCGGCGGAGCTGTCGAACCGCTACATCACCAACCGCTTCCTGCCGGATAAGGCGATTGACCTTGTCGACGAGGCCGGCTCGCGCCTACGCATGGAGATCGATTCCTCCCCGCAGGAGATCGACGAGCTCGAACGCGTCGTGCGTCGCCTGGAGATCGAGGAGATCGCGCTGCAGAAGGAGCCCGACGCCGCCGCGAAGGAGCGCCTCGGCGCCCTGCGCCAGGAGCTCGCCGACCAGCGCGAGCGCCTCGGCGAGATGAAGGCGCGCTGGGCGAACGAGAAGGCGGAGATTGACAAGGTCCAGAACGCCAAGGAGGAGCTCGAGCGGCTGCGCAACGAGTCGGAGATCGCCGAGCGCGAGGGCGACTACGCGAAGGTGTCCGAGCTGCGCTACGGCCGCATCCCGGAGCTGGAGCAGCAGGTCGCCGAGGCGGAGGCCGAGGAGTCCCCGCGCACGATGCTCACCGAGGAAGTCACGCCCGACGTGATCGCCGAGGTGGTCTCCAGCTGGACGGGCATCCCGGCCGGCAAGATGATGGAGGGCGAGACCGAAAAGCTGCTCACCATGGAGTCGGTGCTCGGCGAGCGCGTCGTGGGCCAGACCGAGGCGGTCACCGCGGTCTCGGACGCGGTGCGGCGCTCCCGCGCGGGCGTGTCCGACCCGAACCGCCCGATCGGTTCCTTCCTCTTCCTCGGCCCCACCGGCGTGGGCAAGACGGAGCTGGCGAAGGCGCTGAGCGAGTTCCTCTTCGACGACGAGGCGGCCATGGTCCGCATCGACATGTCCGAGTATGGCGAGAAGCACTCCGTCGCGCGCCTCGTCGGTGCCCCTCCCGGATACGTCGGCTACGACGCCGGCGGCCAGCTCACCGAGGCGGTGCGCCGCCGCCCGTACTCGCTCGTGCTTTTCGACGAGGTGGAGAAAGCGCACCAGGACGTCTTCGACGTGCTGCTTCAGGTGCTCGACGAGGGGAGGCTGACCGACGGCCAGGGCCGCACGGTGGACTTCCGCAACACGGTGGTGATCCTCACGTCCAACCTGGGCGCGGGCGGCACCCGTGAGCAGATCATGGGCGCGGTGAAGGCGCATTTCAAGCCGGAGTTCATCAACCGCCTCGACGACGTCGTGGTCTTCGAGCCGCTGTCGAACGAACAGCTCGTGGGCATCGTCGACATCCAGCTCGCGGGCCTGGCCGAGCGCCTCGCCGGGCGCCGGCTCACGCTCCACGTCTCGGACGCGGCGAAGTCCTGGCTGGCGGAGCGCGGCTACGACCCGGCCTATGGCGCGCGCCCGCTGCGCCGCCTGATCCAGCAGGCGATCGGCGACCGGCTGGCCAAGGAGCTGCTAGCCGGTTATGTCCGGGACGGCGACACCGTCAACGTCGACGTGGCTGACGGCGGCGACGCGCTGACGGTCGACGCCGCGTAG
- the adhP gene encoding alcohol dehydrogenase AdhP: MSVPTTMRAAVVEEFGPRVTVKEIDLPQPGPFQALVKLKASGICHTDLHAAHGDWPVKPAPPFVPGHEGVGEIVELGPGEHPVKVGDIVGNAWLWSACGACEFCRTGRETYCDEAEYGGYTVNGSFGEYMLVDTRYAPLIPEGADPVEVAPILCAGVTVYKALKVTETKPSQFVVISGVGGLGHLAVQYARAMGMRVIAVDIADEKLDLAQRVGAEYTVNAREKDPAAAVQEYTEGGSHGVLITAVHPQAFGQALEMVRKNGTVVFVGLPPGEFSVPIFESVLRGVTLRGSMVGTRQDMAEALGFYARGEVTPHVTACGLDEVNDVFARMEENKIEGRMSIKY, encoded by the coding sequence ATGTCCGTCCCGACCACCATGCGTGCGGCTGTTGTTGAAGAGTTCGGCCCCCGCGTTACTGTCAAAGAAATCGATCTGCCTCAGCCCGGTCCGTTCCAGGCGCTGGTCAAGTTGAAGGCCTCTGGCATCTGCCACACGGACCTTCATGCGGCGCACGGTGACTGGCCGGTAAAACCCGCCCCGCCGTTTGTGCCGGGGCATGAGGGGGTCGGGGAGATCGTGGAGCTCGGCCCGGGCGAGCACCCGGTGAAAGTCGGCGACATCGTCGGCAACGCCTGGCTGTGGTCTGCCTGCGGGGCATGCGAGTTCTGCCGCACCGGTCGAGAGACGTATTGCGACGAGGCTGAGTATGGCGGCTACACAGTGAATGGGTCTTTTGGGGAGTACATGCTGGTAGATACCCGCTACGCGCCGCTGATTCCTGAGGGTGCTGATCCCGTCGAGGTTGCCCCGATCCTGTGTGCTGGCGTCACCGTTTACAAGGCGCTGAAGGTAACGGAGACGAAGCCGAGCCAGTTCGTTGTCATCTCGGGCGTCGGAGGGCTCGGCCACTTGGCGGTGCAGTACGCCCGCGCGATGGGGATGCGCGTGATTGCCGTCGACATCGCTGATGAGAAGCTTGACCTGGCGCAGCGCGTCGGTGCGGAATACACCGTTAATGCGCGGGAGAAAGACCCAGCAGCCGCGGTCCAGGAGTACACCGAGGGCGGGTCGCATGGCGTGTTGATCACGGCGGTGCACCCCCAGGCCTTTGGGCAAGCGCTCGAGATGGTACGCAAAAACGGCACGGTTGTGTTTGTGGGGCTGCCTCCCGGAGAGTTCTCAGTGCCGATCTTCGAGTCGGTACTGCGTGGTGTGACGCTTCGAGGCTCAATGGTGGGCACCCGCCAAGACATGGCGGAGGCGCTGGGCTTTTACGCTCGAGGCGAGGTCACACCGCACGTGACAGCGTGTGGGCTTGATGAGGTCAACGACGTGTTCGCTCGGATGGAAGAGAACAAGATCGAAGGGCGGATGTCCATCAAGTACTAA
- a CDS encoding sodium/glutamate symporter — protein sequence MDYTPYTLLLDVGWISILLIVGNALRNRLRVLQNLLLPAPITAGFIGLLLGPEVLGLINWSDKISDYTTLLIAVVFASMAYSMSLGGSVASGARNMWGYSTAMFMGQWGIFTLLGVYLFTRVFDTEPWFGLMLPVGFVGGFGTAAAVGSSLEEIGVAEASSLGFTSATVGSIVAIIGGVIMANWGIRKGKATELKGDLPDDLRTGYIDNPEERPSIGKATTNPSSIEPLALHGGFLVFTVLIAYLINDAIKSQWPSVSIPLFAMSFVVGLLGRLVLRLVGRKDFLDGGTITTISGAATDYMIAFGIASIVPAALAGYWQALLLLFVLGVIFCVVWAFWAGPLFFGNNWLERGIFGWGWATAATATGIALLKMVDPKLKSGTLNEYGVAYVGFAPFEIGMTILAPIAVTAGITAGFGWAAFLVAAGVIAAAFALKWIPAEKHGTAPKPRRRRAQE from the coding sequence ATGGATTACACCCCGTACACGCTGCTTCTCGACGTCGGCTGGATCTCCATCCTCCTCATCGTCGGCAACGCACTGCGCAACCGCTTGCGCGTCCTGCAAAACCTACTGCTGCCCGCGCCCATCACCGCGGGCTTCATCGGCCTGCTCCTTGGCCCGGAAGTGCTCGGGCTAATCAACTGGTCGGACAAGATCAGCGACTACACCACGCTGCTCATCGCCGTCGTCTTCGCCTCCATGGCCTACTCCATGAGCCTCGGCGGCTCCGTCGCCTCGGGTGCACGCAACATGTGGGGCTACTCCACCGCCATGTTCATGGGCCAGTGGGGCATCTTCACACTGCTCGGCGTGTACCTGTTCACCAGGGTCTTCGACACAGAGCCGTGGTTCGGGCTGATGCTGCCCGTCGGCTTCGTCGGCGGCTTCGGCACCGCCGCCGCCGTGGGCTCCTCGCTCGAAGAAATCGGCGTGGCGGAGGCCTCCTCCCTCGGCTTCACATCCGCCACCGTCGGATCCATCGTGGCCATCATCGGCGGCGTCATCATGGCCAACTGGGGCATCCGCAAAGGCAAAGCCACCGAGCTCAAGGGCGACCTGCCCGACGACCTGCGCACCGGCTACATCGACAACCCGGAGGAACGCCCCTCCATCGGCAAAGCCACGACCAACCCCTCCTCGATCGAGCCCCTGGCGCTGCACGGCGGGTTCCTCGTGTTCACCGTGCTCATCGCCTACCTCATCAACGACGCGATTAAGAGCCAGTGGCCCAGCGTTTCCATCCCGCTGTTCGCCATGTCGTTCGTGGTCGGGCTGCTTGGGCGCCTCGTGCTGCGATTGGTGGGCCGCAAAGACTTCCTCGACGGTGGCACCATCACGACCATTTCCGGCGCGGCGACCGATTACATGATCGCCTTCGGCATCGCCTCCATCGTTCCCGCCGCTCTCGCCGGATACTGGCAAGCACTGCTCCTGCTCTTCGTCCTCGGCGTCATCTTCTGTGTCGTGTGGGCGTTCTGGGCCGGGCCGCTGTTCTTCGGCAACAACTGGCTCGAGCGCGGAATCTTCGGCTGGGGCTGGGCCACCGCGGCCACCGCCACCGGTATCGCCCTGCTCAAGATGGTCGACCCGAAGCTCAAATCCGGCACGCTCAACGAATACGGCGTGGCCTACGTTGGCTTCGCCCCCTTCGAAATCGGCATGACCATCCTCGCGCCCATCGCCGTCACCGCGGGCATCACCGCTGGCTTCGGGTGGGCGGCGTTCCTCGTGGCCGCGGGCGTCATTGCCGCAGCCTTCGCGCTGAAATGGATCCCCGCGGAGAAACACGGCACTGCGCCCAAGCCCCGACGGCGGCGCGCGCAGGAGTAG